tttttctatGTGAAGTTTTTCGTGACTTTTTTATTTAGAATATGGGTTGTCATCTTTTTGTAGAGAGAATCAGCATTGAAAATGAAACACGATGAGCTTCTCAAGCATAGTATTCATAGTCCTAAGAGTGATACTTCTACTGATAGTAATGTTGCATTGTCTTTGGACTTAAGCATTGAGGCCTCAGGTTAGATCTTCCTCACCCAATTGGAAAAAATTGGCAAAGCTTTGAGTAGAAAAAGAACTGTAAAATGAAGAAATAATGACAAGTTTTTAGTTGCCAATGTGGTCTTGAATATACCTTTTCTGAAAGGTTTCCTTAAATTGAAGCAGTAAGTGTCAAAGAGGAAGCCTCCAAAGCTTGTTTGGTATCAAATCCTGTTATTTTCAGAGAGGTTGAAAAATCTGGTTCTGAGAGCATAAAAGGAATACATCTTGATCAGAATCAATCAACCCCAGTTAAGCATTACCACTTTGCAGCGTAATCTTTGAACTCTTTTACTAGAAAGAAACTTGAAGAGTACTGTTGATTTTTATTTCACCTGTTTTAGAATGATGCAGATCAATATGAAGAGTTGTTATCGGCAATGCCTGCATCACAAGGAGTTGACATCCATCTTACTGAAGTAAGTTACAGAGAACCAGTGGAGGAGAATGAGAGTAAGACACTTCCTGCTGAATATCCTACAAGAGCCATTTGTTTCGATGGAGTGCTTTCTGTAGAATCAGGATTAGATATTGCTGCCACAAGCAATTCAATATCTCATGATCTGGAAGAAACTATGTCTCATAGCCATCAGAAGCGGACTCAGCCGAGGAAAACCCGTAGCAatgtaaggaaaatgataagtGCCTTTGAAAGCAGTCTATCTCAGGTACATTTAGCATGCATCTTCAATAGTATTCTCCACATTGTTccataataatatctttttgtgGCAATCAAGATTCATAATGGTAAATGTTGAAGCAGGATATGCAGTCTCAAGTGAAGCCACCACCAACAGAATTTCAGTCAGGTCAGTCTATAACAGAAGCTCCTTTAAAAAGTCAGCACTTAAATAAAGGCAAGAAACGAAGTACTAAAGCAGAAGACTCAATATCAGGAAGACCCACTAATCCTTTTCTTGCAGAGGAGTTGAAACATGGCCCAACCTATATCAGGAAAAGAGAAGAGCAAATTAGCTTACTTGGACATAAATCATCTCAGGAAAGTTGGCAATTGGAAGAGTTGAACAATAAGAAATTTCAGATTATTGGAACAATGCCAAATCTTGAGAATGAATTCAAGGCAGTGCATAAAGAAGTAGATAAAGAGGAAGAGAAATCTCATCAAGATTCGATGCAAACATCGACATCTGAAACACCTACAGTATCAGGGAGGATGCTTGATGAGCATTCAGGTAGACACCCTCATAATTTCTTTATCGATAAGCAAGCTTCTTGTTCCAATCCAGTTAGAGAGGAGAGTAGAAGGGGaattcaaactaaaaatattcaaaaaattgATGTTGAAGGAGCTTCAAGACATAGATTGGAATCAGTAGAATATAATGTAAAAAAGCATTCCTTATTTGAAAGCTCTGGTGTCTGGATATTTCCGGTTGAAGCAAGACGCTTGTGTGTAACGACTGGCGGTACAAAAATGATAGATCTAATGGGTGGTTACAGTATGGAGCCAGAGGTCCATCAAGGGAAGTTAAATCTCTCAATGGGAGACAATGTGGAAGAGGTATCTGAAATTTCCTCTAAGTCTTTGGTTTCTTTACATTTGTGAATAATTGAGTTTCAAATTCTGTAAATTCAAATGATAGTATTTGAAACTTTTCCCTTCTTATTAAACTCTCTTTTGGTAAATCTTTTTACCATGTATAAACCATAGTTTAAAAAAGGAGAAGATAGATATCAAACATAACCAAAAAGTTCTGATTGTGCTGGTGTCAGAGTGTAAGGAGTAGAAGTAAAAGAGAATGAGAAAGGAGAAGATAAAGTGAAAACAATTAGTCTTCAAACTATGGGTGTTAATGCATCCTTATCAAAAGACAGTTGCACTGTTATAGAAGTTAATAGAACTCCCTTATAACAGTGGATAACTGACGTCAGATTTGCCAACAGTggttaaatgaaaaattattctacAAACATTGTCAAGAATTAACCACCCGTCAATGCTAATCTGGATAAAGTATAAGTCCACCTCTATAAGCTTATTTTCTTAATGGAAGCCCTGGAGGCTGTGCTAAGTATTGGAACTGTAAGAAGAGGTATCTCATGGAACTAGTTGTAGATAAAACCTTCCAATTAAGACACTCTTATCTTACATTGTATGATCTGTAGTgaaccacatatatatatatatata
This is a stretch of genomic DNA from Carya illinoinensis cultivar Pawnee chromosome 3, C.illinoinensisPawnee_v1, whole genome shotgun sequence. It encodes these proteins:
- the LOC122304372 gene encoding uncharacterized protein LOC122304372 isoform X9 is translated as MPGNILVSVQEFIGLPSSSPSSPIRLKVSMGKIEYQTSDKEEFSFFSDFHSPLTTLRDNLIVTLLDADGKEISRAGVETNSIVERGFWDDLFPLEGGGHLRMKLQFVLSEEERNRIRMMRESALKMKHDELLKHSIHSPKSDTSTDSNVALSLDLSIEASAVSVKEEASKACLVSNPVIFREVEKSGSESIKGIHLDQNQSTPNDADQYEELLSAMPASQGVDIHLTEVSYREPVEENESKTLPAEYPTRAICFDGVLSVESGLDIAATSNSISHDLEETMSHSHQKRTQPRKTRSNVRKMISAFESSLSQQDMQSQVKPPPTEFQSEELKHGPTYIRKREEQISLLGHKSSQESWQLEELNNKKFQIIGTMPNLENEFKAVHKEVDKEEEKSHQDSMQTSTSETPTVSGRMLDEHSGRHPHNFFIDKQASCSNPVREESRRGIQTKNIQKIDVEGASRHRLESVEYNVKKHSLFESSGVWIFPVEARRLCVTTGGTKMIDLMGGYSMEPEVHQGKLNLSMGDNVEEHSVDAGIAVKVNKDEKTCHKIRNSKHEKSENIETSGGPVGQVVKVAIMIGFGLLVLLTSQKNNR
- the LOC122304372 gene encoding uncharacterized protein LOC122304372 isoform X10, which codes for MPGNILVSVQEFIGLPSSSPSSPIRLKVSMGKIEYQTSDKEEFSFFSDFHSPLTTLRDNLIVTLLDADGKEISRAGVETNSIVERGFWDDLFPLEGGGHLRMKLQFVLSEEERNRIRMMRESALKMKHDELLKHSIHSPKSDTSTDSNVALSLDLSIEASAVSVKEEASKACLVSNPVIFREVEKSGSESIKGIHLDQNQSTPNDADQYEELLSAMPASQGVDIHLTEVSYREPVEENESKTLPAEYPTRAICFDGVLSVESGLDIAATSNSISHDLEETMSHSHQKRTQPRKTRSNVRKMISAFESSLSQQDMQSQVKPPPTEFQSGQSITEAPLKSQHLNKGKKRSTKAEDSISGRPTNPFLAEELKHGPTYIRKREEQISLLGHKSSQESWQLEELNNKKFQIIGTMPNLENEFKAVHKEVDKEEEKSHQDSMQTSTSETPTVSGRMLDEHSGASRHRLESVEYNVKKHSLFESSGVWIFPVEARRLCVTTGGTKMIDLMGGYSMEPEVHQGKLNLSMGDNVEEHSVDAGIAVKVNKDEKTCHKIRNSKHEKSENIETSGGPVGQVVKVAIMIGFGLLVLLTSQKNNR
- the LOC122304372 gene encoding uncharacterized protein LOC122304372 isoform X6; translated protein: MPGNILVSVQEFIGLPSSSPSSPIRLKVSMGKIEYQTSDKEEFSFPLTTLRDNLIVTLLDADGKEISRAGVETNSIVERGFWDDLFPLEGGGHLRMKLQFVLSEEERNRIRMMRESALKMKHDELLKHSIHSPKSDTSTDSNVALSLDLSIEASAVSVKEEASKACLVSNPVIFREVEKSGSESIKGIHLDQNQSTPNDADQYEELLSAMPASQGVDIHLTEVSYREPVEENESKTLPAEYPTRAICFDGVLSVESGLDIAATSNSISHDLEETMSHSHQKRTQPRKTRSNVRKMISAFESSLSQQDMQSQVKPPPTEFQSGQSITEAPLKSQHLNKGKKRSTKAEDSISGRPTNPFLAEELKHGPTYIRKREEQISLLGHKSSQESWQLEELNNKKFQIIGTMPNLENEFKAVHKEVDKEEEKSHQDSMQTSTSETPTVSGRMLDEHSGRHPHNFFIDKQASCSNPVREESRRGIQTKNIQKIDVEGASRHRLESVEYNVKKHSLFESSGVWIFPVEARRLCVTTGGTKMIDLMGGYSMEPEVHQGKLNLSMGDNVEEHSVDAGIAVKVNKDEKTCHKIRNSKHEKSENIETSGGPVGQVVKVAIMIGFGLLVLLTSQKNNR
- the LOC122304372 gene encoding uncharacterized protein LOC122304372 isoform X3 — its product is MPGNILVSVQEFIGLPSSSPSSPIRLKVSMGKIEYQTSDKEEFSFFSDFHSPLTTLRDNLIVTLLDADGKEISRAGVETNSIVERGFWDDLFPLEGGGHLRMKLQFVLSEEERNRIRMMRESALKMKHDELLKHSIHSPKSDTSTDSNVALSLDLSIEASVSVKEEASKACLVSNPVIFREVEKSGSESIKGIHLDQNQSTPNDADQYEELLSAMPASQGVDIHLTEVSYREPVEENESKTLPAEYPTRAICFDGVLSVESGLDIAATSNSISHDLEETMSHSHQKRTQPRKTRSNVRKMISAFESSLSQQDMQSQVKPPPTEFQSGQSITEAPLKSQHLNKGKKRSTKAEDSISGRPTNPFLAEELKHGPTYIRKREEQISLLGHKSSQESWQLEELNNKKFQIIGTMPNLENEFKAVHKEVDKEEEKSHQDSMQTSTSETPTVSGRMLDEHSGRHPHNFFIDKQASCSNPVREESRRGIQTKNIQKIDVEGASRHRLESVEYNVKKHSLFESSGVWIFPVEARRLCVTTGGTKMIDLMGGYSMEPEVHQGKLNLSMGDNVEEHSVDAGIAVKVNKDEKTCHKIRNSKHEKSENIETSGGPVGQVVKVAIMIGFGLLVLLTSQKNNR
- the LOC122304372 gene encoding uncharacterized protein LOC122304372 isoform X8; this encodes MGKIEYQTSDKEEFSFPLTTLRDNLIVTLLDADGKEISRAGVETNSIVERGFWDDLFPLEGGGHLRMKLQFVLSEEERNRIRMMRESALKMKHDELLKHSIHSPKSDTSTDSNVALSLDLSIEASAVSVKEEASKACLVSNPVIFREVEKSGSESIKGIHLDQNQSTPNDADQYEELLSAMPASQGVDIHLTEVSYREPVEENESKTLPAEYPTRAICFDGVLSVESGLDIAATSNSISHDLEETMSHSHQKRTQPRKTRSNVRKMISAFESSLSQQDMQSQVKPPPTEFQSGQSITEAPLKSQHLNKGKKRSTKAEDSISGRPTNPFLAEELKHGPTYIRKREEQISLLGHKSSQESWQLEELNNKKFQIIGTMPNLENEFKAVHKEVDKEEEKSHQDSMQTSTSETPTVSGRMLDEHSGRHPHNFFIDKQASCSNPVREESRRGIQTKNIQKIDVEGASRHRLESVEYNVKKHSLFESSGVWIFPVEARRLCVTTGGTKMIDLMGGYSMEPEVHQGKLNLSMGDNVEEHSVDAGIAVKVNKDEKTCHKIRNSKHEKSENIETSGGPVGQVVKVAIMIGFGLLVLLTSQKNNR
- the LOC122304372 gene encoding uncharacterized protein LOC122304372 isoform X11 — its product is MPGNILVSVQEFIGLPSSSPSSPIRLKVSMGKIEYQTSDKEEFSFFSDFHSPLTTLRDNLIVTLLDADGKEISRAGVETNSIVERGFWDDLFPLEGGGHLRMKLQFVLSEEERNRIRMMRESALKMKHDELLKHSIHSPKSDTSTDSNVALSLDLSIEASAVSVKEEASKACLVSNPVIFREVEKSGSESIKGIHLDQNQSTPNDADQYEELLSAMPASQGVDIHLTEVSYREPVEENESKTLPAEYPTRAICFDGVLSVESGLDIAATSNSISHDLEETMSHSHQKRTQPRKTRSNVRKMISAFESSLSQDMQSQVKPPPTEFQSEELKHGPTYIRKREEQISLLGHKSSQESWQLEELNNKKFQIIGTMPNLENEFKAVHKEVDKEEEKSHQDSMQTSTSETPTVSGRMLDEHSGRHPHNFFIDKQASCSNPVREESRRGIQTKNIQKIDVEGASRHRLESVEYNVKKHSLFESSGVWIFPVEARRLCVTTGGTKMIDLMGGYSMEPEVHQGKLNLSMGDNVEEHSVDAGIAVKVNKDEKTCHKIRNSKHEKSENIETSGGPVGQVVKVAIMIGFGLLVLLTSQKNNR
- the LOC122304372 gene encoding uncharacterized protein LOC122304372 isoform X5; the protein is MPGNILVSVQEFIGLPSSSPSSPIRLKVSMGKIEYQTSDKEEFSFFSDFHSPLTTLRDNLIVTLLDADGKEISRAGVETNSIVERGFWDDLFPLEGGGHLRMKLQFVLSEEERNRIRMMRESALKMKHDELLKHSIHSPKSDTSTDSNVALSLDLSIEASVSVKEEASKACLVSNPVIFREVEKSGSESIKGIHLDQNQSTPDQYEELLSAMPASQGVDIHLTEVSYREPVEENESKTLPAEYPTRAICFDGVLSVESGLDIAATSNSISHDLEETMSHSHQKRTQPRKTRSNVRKMISAFESSLSQQDMQSQVKPPPTEFQSGQSITEAPLKSQHLNKGKKRSTKAEDSISGRPTNPFLAEELKHGPTYIRKREEQISLLGHKSSQESWQLEELNNKKFQIIGTMPNLENEFKAVHKEVDKEEEKSHQDSMQTSTSETPTVSGRMLDEHSGRHPHNFFIDKQASCSNPVREESRRGIQTKNIQKIDVEGASRHRLESVEYNVKKHSLFESSGVWIFPVEARRLCVTTGGTKMIDLMGGYSMEPEVHQGKLNLSMGDNVEEHSVDAGIAVKVNKDEKTCHKIRNSKHEKSENIETSGGPVGQVVKVAIMIGFGLLVLLTSQKNNR
- the LOC122304372 gene encoding uncharacterized protein LOC122304372 isoform X2, which encodes MPGNILVSVQEFIGLPSSSPSSPIRLKVSMGKIEYQTSDKEEFSFFSDFHSPLTTLRDNLIVTLLDADGKEISRAGVETNSIVERGFWDDLFPLEGGGHLRMKLQFVLSEEERNRIRMMRESALKMKHDELLKHSIHSPKSDTSTDSNVALSLDLSIEASAVSVKEEASKACLVSNPVIFREVEKSGSESIKGIHLDQNQSTPNDADQYEELLSAMPASQGVDIHLTEVSYREPVEENESKTLPAEYPTRAICFDGVLSVESGLDIAATSNSISHDLEETMSHSHQKRTQPRKTRSNVRKMISAFESSLSQDMQSQVKPPPTEFQSGQSITEAPLKSQHLNKGKKRSTKAEDSISGRPTNPFLAEELKHGPTYIRKREEQISLLGHKSSQESWQLEELNNKKFQIIGTMPNLENEFKAVHKEVDKEEEKSHQDSMQTSTSETPTVSGRMLDEHSGRHPHNFFIDKQASCSNPVREESRRGIQTKNIQKIDVEGASRHRLESVEYNVKKHSLFESSGVWIFPVEARRLCVTTGGTKMIDLMGGYSMEPEVHQGKLNLSMGDNVEEHSVDAGIAVKVNKDEKTCHKIRNSKHEKSENIETSGGPVGQVVKVAIMIGFGLLVLLTSQKNNR
- the LOC122304372 gene encoding uncharacterized protein LOC122304372 isoform X12 produces the protein MPGNILVSVQEFIGLPSSSPSSPIRLKVSMGKIEYQTSDKEEFSFFSDFHSPLTTLRDNLIVTLLDADGKEISRAGVETNSIVERGFWDDLFPLEGGGHLRMKLQFVLSEEERNRIRMMRESALKMKHDELLKHSIHSPKSDTSTDSNVALSLDLSIEASAVSVKEEASKACLVSNPVIFREVEKSGSESIKGIHLDQNQSTPNDADQYEELLSAMPASQGVDIHLTEVSYREPVEENESKTLPAEYPTRAICFDGVLSVESGLDIAATSNSISHDLEETMSHSHQKRTQPRKTRSNVRKMISAFESSLSQQDMQSQVKPPPTEFQSGQSITEAPLKSQHLNKGKKRSTKAEDSISGRPTNPFLAEELKHGPTYIRKREEQISLLGHKSSQESWQLEELNNKKFQIIGTMPNLENEFKAVHKEVDKEEEKSHQDSMQTSTSETPTVSGRMLDEHSARRLCVTTGGTKMIDLMGGYSMEPEVHQGKLNLSMGDNVEEHSVDAGIAVKVNKDEKTCHKIRNSKHEKSENIETSGGPVGQVVKVAIMIGFGLLVLLTSQKNNR
- the LOC122304372 gene encoding uncharacterized protein LOC122304372 isoform X13, yielding MPGNILVSVQEFIGLPSSSPSSPIRLKVSMGKIEYQTSDKEEFSFFSDFHSPLTTLRDNLIVTLLDADGKEISRAGVETNSIVERGFWDDLFPLEGGGHLRMKLQFVLSEEERNRIRMMNDADQYEELLSAMPASQGVDIHLTEVSYREPVEENESKTLPAEYPTRAICFDGVLSVESGLDIAATSNSISHDLEETMSHSHQKRTQPRKTRSNVRKMISAFESSLSQQDMQSQVKPPPTEFQSGQSITEAPLKSQHLNKGKKRSTKAEDSISGRPTNPFLAEELKHGPTYIRKREEQISLLGHKSSQESWQLEELNNKKFQIIGTMPNLENEFKAVHKEVDKEEEKSHQDSMQTSTSETPTVSGRMLDEHSGRHPHNFFIDKQASCSNPVREESRRGIQTKNIQKIDVEGASRHRLESVEYNVKKHSLFESSGVWIFPVEARRLCVTTGGTKMIDLMGGYSMEPEVHQGKLNLSMGDNVEEHSVDAGIAVKVNKDEKTCHKIRNSKHEKSENIETSGGPVGQVVKVAIMIGFGLLVLLTSQKNNR
- the LOC122304372 gene encoding uncharacterized protein LOC122304372 isoform X1; its protein translation is MPGNILVSVQEFIGLPSSSPSSPIRLKVSMGKIEYQTSDKEEFSFFSDFHSPLTTLRDNLIVTLLDADGKEISRAGVETNSIVERGFWDDLFPLEGGGHLRMKLQFVLSEEERNRIRMMRESALKMKHDELLKHSIHSPKSDTSTDSNVALSLDLSIEASAVSVKEEASKACLVSNPVIFREVEKSGSESIKGIHLDQNQSTPNDADQYEELLSAMPASQGVDIHLTEVSYREPVEENESKTLPAEYPTRAICFDGVLSVESGLDIAATSNSISHDLEETMSHSHQKRTQPRKTRSNVRKMISAFESSLSQQDMQSQVKPPPTEFQSGQSITEAPLKSQHLNKGKKRSTKAEDSISGRPTNPFLAEELKHGPTYIRKREEQISLLGHKSSQESWQLEELNNKKFQIIGTMPNLENEFKAVHKEVDKEEEKSHQDSMQTSTSETPTVSGRMLDEHSGRHPHNFFIDKQASCSNPVREESRRGIQTKNIQKIDVEGASRHRLESVEYNVKKHSLFESSGVWIFPVEARRLCVTTGGTKMIDLMGGYSMEPEVHQGKLNLSMGDNVEEHSVDAGIAVKVNKDEKTCHKIRNSKHEKSENIETSGGPVGQVVKVAIMIGFGLLVLLTSQKNNR
- the LOC122304372 gene encoding uncharacterized protein LOC122304372 isoform X4, giving the protein MPGNILVSVQEFIGLPSSSPSSPIRLKVSMGKIEYQTSDKEEFSFFSDFHSPLTTLRDNLIVTLLDADGKEISRAGVETNSIVERGFWDDLFPLEGGGHLRMKLQFVLSEEERNRIRMMRESALKMKHDELLKHSIHSPKSDTSTDSNVALSLDLSIEASAVSVKEEASKACLVSNPVIFREVEKSGSESIKGIHLDQNQSTPDQYEELLSAMPASQGVDIHLTEVSYREPVEENESKTLPAEYPTRAICFDGVLSVESGLDIAATSNSISHDLEETMSHSHQKRTQPRKTRSNVRKMISAFESSLSQQDMQSQVKPPPTEFQSGQSITEAPLKSQHLNKGKKRSTKAEDSISGRPTNPFLAEELKHGPTYIRKREEQISLLGHKSSQESWQLEELNNKKFQIIGTMPNLENEFKAVHKEVDKEEEKSHQDSMQTSTSETPTVSGRMLDEHSGRHPHNFFIDKQASCSNPVREESRRGIQTKNIQKIDVEGASRHRLESVEYNVKKHSLFESSGVWIFPVEARRLCVTTGGTKMIDLMGGYSMEPEVHQGKLNLSMGDNVEEHSVDAGIAVKVNKDEKTCHKIRNSKHEKSENIETSGGPVGQVVKVAIMIGFGLLVLLTSQKNNR
- the LOC122304372 gene encoding uncharacterized protein LOC122304372 isoform X7, coding for MGKIEYQTSDKEEFSFFSDFHSPLTTLRDNLIVTLLDADGKEISRAGVETNSIVERGFWDDLFPLEGGGHLRMKLQFVLSEEERNRIRMMRESALKMKHDELLKHSIHSPKSDTSTDSNVALSLDLSIEASAVSVKEEASKACLVSNPVIFREVEKSGSESIKGIHLDQNQSTPNDADQYEELLSAMPASQGVDIHLTEVSYREPVEENESKTLPAEYPTRAICFDGVLSVESGLDIAATSNSISHDLEETMSHSHQKRTQPRKTRSNVRKMISAFESSLSQQDMQSQVKPPPTEFQSGQSITEAPLKSQHLNKGKKRSTKAEDSISGRPTNPFLAEELKHGPTYIRKREEQISLLGHKSSQESWQLEELNNKKFQIIGTMPNLENEFKAVHKEVDKEEEKSHQDSMQTSTSETPTVSGRMLDEHSGRHPHNFFIDKQASCSNPVREESRRGIQTKNIQKIDVEGASRHRLESVEYNVKKHSLFESSGVWIFPVEARRLCVTTGGTKMIDLMGGYSMEPEVHQGKLNLSMGDNVEEHSVDAGIAVKVNKDEKTCHKIRNSKHEKSENIETSGGPVGQVVKVAIMIGFGLLVLLTSQKNNR